One Synechococcus sp. Nb3U1 genomic window, AAAGCTATTGAGATCGATCCCTTGAGCATCCTGGAAACGGGCCGAGATCACTGGGCGGGGGTTCTCTACTGTGGCCCCGTTGGCAGGCGTAAGCTCGCTGATGGTAGGGAAGGTGGTATCGGTGATTTGGCCAATCGAGATGGTTTTTTCTGGCAGTTGCACCAGCGTCACCAATCCTCCCCGTTCTAGACGAGCGAAGACAGGTACTTCTGAGGCTCGATCTTGGCTGCGGAAGGTATAGGTTCCCTCGTATTGGCCCGGAAGGGTTTCCTGCAGCGGAATGTTGTAGACAATGCCGGGAATAGAGAAGACCCCCTGCGCTCCCGGGGATCCCAACAAAAACACCGTAAAGGTATCCCCCGGATTGACGGATCCCAAGGGTTCACGGGTGAAGAAGGTGTTCACTTCTGGTGCGGTGGGCAGGGTTTCCACCAGAGGCTCAATCGGGATATCCGGTGTGACCAAGGGCTCGGGGGTAGGGGTGACTTCGGCGATGATCTCGGTGCTGATGCCAGGGCCAGGGATGGCGGCGCCCACCGGCGGATCGAGATTGGGTACCCGCCCCACTTTGGCTAGGGCTTGGTAAGTCAAGGCGGCCACTTCTCCGCGGGTGGCTACCGCTTGGGCATTCAGTTGTACCGGACTGGGATAGAGCACCAACAGACTTTCTTGAGCTGCGGTAGCAATCGGAGCACGGGCGAAATTCGGAACCGCCGCTGCATCCACAAACCCTGCCAGAATCTGTTCAACTTGGTTGGCATCTTGAATGAAATTGTCGTTGGTGGCCGCTTTGGTGAGCACGGTGATTGCCTGGGCGCGGGTCAACACATCGTTGGGACGGAAGGTACCGTCGGGGAAACCAGACACGAACCCTGCCGCCGCTGCCGCGCCAATGGAGGGAGCTGCCCAACTGGGGATCGGATCGGCAAACTGGCGGGAAGGGACGTTGGTATCTAGGCCAAAGGCTTTGGTGACGATAACGGCAAATTGGGCACGGGTAACCGATTCGTTGGGACGGAAGGTGCCATCGGGAAAGCCGCCAATCACCTGCCGCTCATTCAGGCCAGCGATGTACTGGGCACCCCAGTAGGTGCTGATATCGGACAGTTGCCCCCAAACGGGATCCCCCACCAGAGCTAAGCTGCCACAGCTCACCACCAGAGCCGCTGTCTTCCAACTGTGCCAAAGGGAAAACTCGCGCATCGTTCACACCTCAAAGGTTGTCTTTCGGATCCTCACCCCTACTATCCACCAGAAGGGATCCGGAATCCATTCCTACAAACACTACCTTCGGACGGAAAAACCCAGAAAAAGTTCTCTACTGGGGTAGTTTTTTCCGTAATACCTTTCAGCCAGTGCAGGCGAATCTACTGCCTGACAAGGATCAGTGCTCCGCACCGCTGAAACGACCTGCTTAGCTTCATGTCTTACATGAAGTCGGGGAAAAACCTGTATCAAGGAGCGGGATTGGGATAGCGCTGATGTACTGCTTCGATCTCCGCCAGCATCTCTGCGGATAGCTCCACCTGTAAGCAACTGAGGTTTTCTTTCAGCTGCGCCAAGCTAGTCGCCCCAATGATCGTGCTCGCCACAAACCAGCGGCTGCGCACAAAGGCTAAAGCTAGTTGTGCTGGGGTCAAGCCATACTTTTGGGCAATGTTCACATAACCCGCCACCGCCTCCGCCACATTGGGTTTCAGATAGCGCTGACCAAAGCTCTCGAACAAAGCCAAACGGGATCCCTGGGGTTTTACTCCCCCCAAGTATTTCCCCGTCAACACTCCAAACCCAAGCGGACTGTAGGCCAATAGCCCTATTTGTTCTCTACGACACACTTCCGCTAGCCCCACCTCAAATATGCGGTTAATGAGGTTGTAGGCATTTTGAATGGAGACCACCTTGGGTAGACCTAACTGCTCGGCTAGGTGGCAAAACTCGCTCACACCCCAGGGGGTTTCGTTGCTCAGGCCGATGTAGCGAATCAACCCCGCCTGCACCAGTTCTGCCAGGGCTTCCAGTTGCTCGGCAATGGGAACCGTAGGGCGCTCCCGGCTGGGATCGTAAGAGACTGCCCCAAACTGGGGTACATAGCGATCTGGCCAATGGATTTGGTAGAGGTCGATGTAGTCGGTTTTCAGGCGTTGCAAACTATCGGCCACCGCTTGTCTAATGTTGTCGCGGGTGATGGAAAGGGATCCATTGCGAATCCAGTGCCAGGGCCGACCGGGGCCCGCAATTTTGGTAGCAATAATCAGCTGATCCCGCTGTTGATGGTGCAGCCACTCGCCGATGTAGCGTTCGGTAGCTCCCTGAGTTTCCGCTTGGGCGGGCACAGGGTACATCTCGGCAGCATCGATGAAGTTGATCCCTTGTGCTAAAGCATAGTCCAGCTGTTCATGGGCCTCAGCTAGGGTATTCTGCTGCCCAAAGGTCATGGTGCCCAGACAAATCTCTGAAACCTGCAAAGAGCTATGGCCGAGCGGGTGATAGCGCATGGGAAGTCTCCTGAATAACTCTTGCAAGAAGAGTTAACATAAATTCAGTACAAATCCAAACATTTGATGAAGGGATCCCTGGAGCAACCCAAACCCCACGTGGCGTAAAGCCAGCTCTCTAGCCGCAGCTCCCGGCTGATCGCGCATCGCCCCGATCAACTCATTGATTACAGCCTTTTCCAGCGATACATACTACAGCGGATGCAAATCAACCCTTTGTCCGACAAAAATTTCTTCTTTGCTTTGTGTTGTCTATAAAGTCGGAAAAGGCTGTATTAGGAAAGCTCTGACTTGAGGATTCTCTGAAAGATGGGGGTGGGGGGCTGGGGTTCTTGCTCAGGGGGAAGTTGCCCCCAGGTAGCATCGGGATCCCAGCGTAGCTGGGTAGCATCGGTCAAGGTAAACCCCAGTTGCTGCAAGATTTTCAGGCTGAGATCCGGCACCAAGGGGGAAAGCAGTACCGCTACCCAGCGCACACTTTCTAGGACGGCATAGAGGATCTCGGCCACCTGTTCGGTTTTCCCTTGTTTGTGCAGCGTCCAGGGGGCTTGTTCATCCAGGTATTTATTGCTGGCCTGGGCCAGACTGAGGGTTTTCTGGGCGGCGGAGCTGAGATCCAGCCGCTCGTAAGCCTCGGCCACGAGGGGGGTGAGGGTTTGGGCCAAAACCTTGAGGGGGTTATCGTCCGGGATCCGGACGGATGGGATGCGGTAGTCCCGGTATTTCTTGAGCATGTTTAGGGTGCGGTTGAGCAGGTTGCCCAGATCGTTAGCCAAATCGGCATTGAGCACATCGATGAAGCGGCTTTCGCTGAAGTCCCCATCTTTGCCCAGCTCAATTTGCGTCAGAAAATAGTAGCGCACCGCATCGGGGCCATATTGGGCGGTCAACTCGAAGGGATCCAGCGTGTTGCCCAGGCTTTTGCCCATTTTCATGCCATCTTTGGTGAGAAAACCATGGCCGAAGACCTGTTTGGGCAAGGGCAACCCGGCAGACATGAGCATGGCCGGCCAATAAATGGCGTGGAAACGGACAATATCTTTGCCCACTAGATGTACATCTGCCGGCCAGTAGCGGCGCAAGGTGTTGTCTAGGATGGGTTCGTCAGCGGGATCCAGAGCGGCACTGAGGTAGTTAATCAGGGCATCGAACCAGACATAGATGGTCTGGCTGGGATCCGTCGGGAAAGGGATCCCCCAGGAGACGCTGGGCCGAGAGATGGAAAAGTCGCGCAAGCCCTGCTTGACAAAGCTGAGCACCTCGTTGCGGCGGCTTTCCGGTTGAATAAATTCTGGGTGCTCAGCGTAGAGGGTTTCCAGTTTCTCTTGATAGCGGGAGAGGCGGAAGAAGTAGTTCTCTTCATCTTTCCATTCCACTTTTTTGTTGGGGTGGAGCGGGCAGAAGTCCCCCTCGAGCAGTTCATCTTCGTCTTTGAATTCTTCACAGGAGACACAGTACCAGCCCTGTTGTCGCCCGGTGAGGATGTCTCCTTGATCCCAAAGCCGCTGAAAAAAGTCCCGCACGATGGCTTTATGACGGGGATCCGTGGTGCGAATGAAGCGGTCATGACGGATATTCAAGAGTTGCCAGAGCTTGACAAACTCGGCGGAGAGTTCGTCACAGTGCTGCTGCGGCGGGATCCCGCGTTCTTCAGCGGTGCGTTGGATCTTCTGGCCATGTTCGTCAGTACCCGTCACCATGAGTACGTCTTGTCCTCGCAGGCGATGGTAACGGGCGATGGCATCCGCGATCATCGTGGTGTAGGCGCTGCCAATATGGGGGGCAGCGTTGACGTAGTAGATCGGGGTGGTGATGACGAAGGTGGAATCCGGCATGAGCAATTGGCGAAGCGTTCTCCCATCATAGAGGTCAAGAATCCAGATGCGAACAGACTCTATTTGTTATCAACTGTTTCAGTCGTTCCCTTCCCTTTTGCTTTAACTGTTGGGCCTGAATCCTGCTTTGGGGGAGAGTTATCGGTTTGTCTCTCAGAAGATCGATCGAGGAGATTGCTTTTTGTTGGACTAGGATCAAGGACTTGGCAGATAGGCCAACCATCCCTTGTTCCTCATCAAGATTTCATTTAGGGTGTATGTTCATTTAAGGTGTATGGGCCAATGCAAGTGTCCTCATCCGGGAAGGCTCAAAGTATTTCCTTCTCTTGTTGTCGCAAAGCAGCTTGACGGTCATAGGGGCTTTTGCCAGCAAACAACCCCATCAACGGCCCCAAAATTGCCCCAAACACAAAGCCACCCGCGTGCGCCCAATAGGCAATTCCTCCCCCTTCCATGCCAATGTTGGTGGTCATCTGCAAGCTGGCAATGCCATAAAAAGCCTGCTGCACAAACCAAAAACCTAAAAATACCCAGGCCGGAACATAAATAGTCGTAATAAAAATACCCAGAGGCACCAGAGTCAACACCTCGGCCTGTGGAAAGCGCAAAATATATGCCCCCAACACCCCGGCGATTGCTCCACTTGCCCCTAGCGAAGGGATGGTGGATTCCATGTCAAAAAACCATTGGGTTAAAGCTGCTAAGGCGCCACAAGTGAGATAAAAAACCAGGTAGCGCACATGGCCCAAGCGATCTTCGACATTGTTGCCAAAAACCCACAAAAAGAGCATGTTTCCGGCAATGTGTAAAAAGCCGCCATGCAAAAATTGTGATGTGAATAGGGTTATCCATTCCGGACGCAGCGAAGAGGTGACTTCCCCTTGGAAGCTGGCCGTTAACTCCGCTGGTACCACCGCCCACTCCCGGAAAAAAACTGCCAACTCCCGTGGTGAAAGGGTTAACTCATAGATAAACACCAAGATATTGAGGATCAACAGTGCATAGGTGACATAAGCTGTGCGGGTGGTTGGGTTGCGATCTTGCAGTGGTACCACGGATGGGATCCCCTTGACATCCTCTCCAGCCTAACCCGTTCATTTTGGTCTTGCCCTGCACAACTCAGGATCCCGGTCAGGGGTTACACTGGGATAGCCTAACGGGTCACTGATTTTGGTCTGGATCCCTTGTCAGTGAAGGAATCTTAGCCATGCCAGCACAACCAATCGAGGAATGGATTGATGTCTGAGGTTGAAAGCCCAACTGCCCCGCTCAAATTTTTGATCGTTGAAGATCACCCAGAAGTAGCCCAAAACAATTGCGAGTGGCTACAACGGATTGCAGCGGATGCCCAATGCATTACGGTAACCAACCCCATGGATGGGATCCTGCGCTTGCAGCGAGAGGAGCCGGATTTGGTGGTGTCCGACTTGCTCTATGGCCAAACCAGCGGGGAACAATCTGCCGAACCGGGGCTAGAGTTTTTGCGCCATATTTTCGAGACCTATCCCACCTTGAATGTGATGGCCTACTCCAGTGAGCCGTTGCTCCTGACCCCCTTGGTGGGCCTGATCAGCAAGCACCAGGGTGGATTTGCGGCTGTTAACAAGATGGAACGGCGCACCGTGTTTTTAGAGGGGGCCAAAAGTGCCCTGAATGGGGAGTTACGGATGCCGCGTGAATTGCGTGGTCTGACCAAATTGACAGAGCGGGAGATCGAAGTCTTGAATTTACTCTGTAAAGAAGCCCTCACCGATCAAGCGATTGCTGACCGCATTCATACCAGTAAGAAGACTGTACAAAACTGTATTCAAAGATTAAAAGAGAAGCTAGATATCTTTGAGTCTGAGGATGAGATCAATGCCCGTGTTGCCATGTGTATGACAGCCGTCCAGAAAAAAATTATTCAATGGTAATTCTTGTCAAAGATCAAAGATTCTGTAAACCCTTAACGAGAGCCTTCAAAAATGGGGGATCTATCCTCTGAAGATCCTCTGAAGAAACCTTTTCACAGGAGGCTTTTTTATGGCTTTTGTAGCTCTTCCCCCAGGAGCCCAAAGCGATACCCTTTGCCATATACTGCATGAATCAACTCTGGGGATCCGGGCAGGCGCAGGCGACGACGCAACAAACGCACTTGGGCCGCCAAAACATTGCTACTGGGTGGCTCCTCGCCCGCCCACACCTGCTTATAGATCTGGTCATGGGTGAGCAACTGTCCCGGATGAGTCATGAAATACTCCAGGAGGCGAAATTCTTTTTGCGACAGGCTGATCATTCGCCCTTGGCGATAGGCGGACTGGTTTTCCCGATCCAACTCCAAATCCCCCAGGTGCAACCGTGGGATCCCTTCTGGGGATCCCGCCCGCCGCAACAAAGCCCGTACCCGTGCCAACAGCTCCCGCAACTCAAACGGCTTCACCAAATAATCATCCGCCCCTGCATCTAGCCCTTGGACGCGGTCATCCAGAGTATCTTTGGCAGTTAAAAACAGAATCGGTGTGGCGCGATCCACCTGCCGTACCCGCTGGCATAGAGAAAGTCCTGACAGCCCTGGCAACATCCAATCCAACACCAGCAGATCGTAGGGAGGCGCTGGGGAAGTCTGGGTGTCCGCAAGGGATCCCGTTGTCTGGAGGAGTGCCCAGGCCCGCCCACCGTCATAGGCCACATCCACCCTGTAGCCCTCTCGGGTTAACTGCTGGGCCAACGAATCCGCCAGCTCTACCTCATCATCCACCAGTAAAATCCGCATCATCGCCTTCTGAAGGGAAAGGGTCTGAGTGTTCTGCATCAGTTGCCTTGATTTGTAAAGACAAATCGTACAGGCGTCGCCGCGTCCAAATTTGGGATCCCTGCAAACTCTGGGCCAACTGACGGCTGGCGGTCGAACGAGATAAACCTCTAGCCAGCAACTGGGCCAGTTCCTGTCGAATTTCAGCTTCTGAGAGTGGTTTTCTGAGGCCCTTGTCTGAGTTGGCATACCCCTCGATCAAGAGGGTGAACTCCCCGCGGGGAGGCTGAGTTTTGAGATGCTCCAGAGCTGCGGCCAGGGATCCCCGCCAAAACGCTTCGTGGAGCTTGGTCAGCTCGCGCGCCAGTACCACCTGCCGATCAGAGCCAAAACAGGCGATCAGGTCTTGCAGGGTTTGGCAGATACGGTGCGGGGCCTCGTAGAAAATCAGGGTGCGCGGCTCTTGGGCCAATTGTCTGAGGTGGGCTTGCCGCTGGCTGGGTTTGCTGGGCAGAAACCCTTCGAATACAAAGCGCCGCGTCGAGAGACCGGAGGCGATCAAAGCCGTCATGGCAGCCACCGGGCCGGGTATGGGCACCACCGGGATCCCTGTCTGGATACAAGCGCGCACCAATTCTTCCCCCGGATCAGAAATGGCCGGTGTACCGGCATCGCTGATCAAAGCCCCCGACTGCCCCACCGACAGGTATCCCAAGAATTCCGGGATCCGCTGGGCAACATTGTGCTCGTGATAGCTAATCAGGCGGGTGGAGATCTGAAAATGCTTCAGTAGCTGCCCGGAATGACGGGTATCTTCTGCAGCTACCCAATCCACTTCTTTGAGGATGCGTAGGGCCCGCAGGGTGATGTCTTCGCGGTTGCCGATCGGGGTGGCCACCAAGTAGAGGCTGGCGGTGGCGTGCTCCATCCCAAGGCCCCCAAAAGTTGAACCTACAATGAGATTTTAATTCCGAGCGTGAATAGGTGTTCCTCCGAGCCTGTGTTGGACGACCGGGGGTTCTGCATGGGGATCCCTCTCTTTAGGCCAGCGTTTCTATGTCTGTTGTCAACTACCTGCGCATCAGTTTGATCGACCGTTGCAACTTCCGCTGCCAGTACTGTATGCCCAGCGAAGAAGAGTTGGCATGGCTGCAAACCCCAGAGCGCCTCACCGATGCGGAACTTCTCACCCTGATTCAAGAGGTCTTTTTGCCCCTTGGCATCGATCGCTTTCGCCTCACCGGCGGGGAGCCGCTGTTGCGACCGGGCTTAGAAGATTTGATCCATACCCTGTGCCACTTGCCTGGAGTCGAGGATGTGGCCCTGACCACCAACGGCTTTAACCTGGCCCAAAAGGCCCAACCCCTGTACGATGCTGGTTTGCGCCGTATCAACATCAGTCTGGATTCCCTCCATGCCGATACCTTTAGGCAAATCACGGGGCGGGATCGCTGGCGGCAGGTTTGGGCCGGGATCCAAGCCGCTCACCAAGTGGGGTTCGATCCCCTCAAATTGAATGTGGTGGTGATTCCTGGTGTCAACGAAGGGGAAGTAGAGGATCTGGCCGCCCTCACCCTAGAGCGGCGGTGGCATGTGCGTTTCATCGAGTTTATGCCTATCGGCAACGGCCCCCTCTTCGACCACATCGGCTGGGTGAACTCAGAAACTTTGCGGCAACGGATTCGCGCCCGCTTCGGCCTAGAGGCTGGATTTGTGGCGGGCAATGGACCAGCGGATGTGTTTCGGATCCCGGGGGCACAGGGCACGTTGGGGTTTATCAGCCAGATGTCTGAGTGCTTTTGTGATCGCTGCAACCGTATGCGCTTGTCCAGTGATGGTTGGTTACGACCTTGTTTGCTGAATGAATCCGGCCAGATCAACCTCAGGGATCCGCTGCGAGCCGGGATCCCTGCCGATAGGCTCCGTCAGCAGGTGCAAGATTTGCTGGTGCTCAAGCCGGAAATCAACTTCAAAGGACGGGATAAAGGTGGTCAGGGATCCTACCAGCGCACTATGTCTCAAATTGGCGGCTAACCTAGTACCCCAACAGGGGATCCACTTGCCCAATCAAGGGTTCCCCCAAGGCAAATCGACGCACATTTTCCTGAACCCGCTCCGAAAGCATCGGGATGGCCATCGCTTCTGTATTGGCGGTATGGGGGGTGATCAGGCAATTGGGCAAGCTCCACAGCGGGTGCCCATCCGGTAGGGGTTCGGGATCCGTTACATCCAAGCCAGCCCCCCGGATCTTTCCTTGCTGGAGCGCCTGTACCAGATCCGCAGTCACGATATGGCTGCCCCGCGCCACATTTACCAGCCAGCACTGGGAGCCCATCACATCCAATTCCGGTTGGGCAATCATTCCCTGAGTTTCTGGAGTCAGGGCCAGGGCCAAGATCACCCCATCTGCTCCGGTCAAGACCTTTTGGCGTTCTGGCAGCGTTACCACCCGTGTTGCACCCACCACCGGATCAGCCCTGCGCCGCACCACATCGATTTCACACTGAAACGGTCGCAACAACTGGATTAGCACTTCGGTAATGCCCCCCGCACCGCAGATCACCACTCGCCGCCCAAATAAGCTCACTCCGGATCCCCGCTGCCAGCTCTGGGCCAAAGCCCGGATTTTGAAGTCTCGCAAACCCGCCAACAGTAACGCCAGCGCATGTTCGGCCACCGGCTTGGCATACACCCCTTTGCCACAGGTCCAGACATAGGCCGGATCCAAAACCCCAGCTCTGGCAAAAGGCTCAACCCCCGCCCAAGGCAACTGAATCCAACGGATCCCGGGGCCCTCCGCCAAACAGCGCTTCAGGTTCGTCACATCAAAAGCATCAGCCCAAACCAAAGCCTCAGCTTCTGCCACAGAGACGATTTGCCCGCCACCGGCCAAAACGGCTTCTCGGATCCAGGGGCGGATCCCGGTGGGTTCTACGGCAATGCGGGTGCCCTGTACGCCCATCGTGCTGCTTGTTCTGAGCTCATCTTTTGCCAGAATACTGGAGGATGCCCTTGTCAAGGTTGATGGGTTGAACTCCCCAGTCGGCCTGGAAGTGTTAAGGGATCCCAAAAGGATGCCGCGGATCCCCATCGGGCTCGATAGCGTAGAAGCTGTTGCAAGCCTTCATGAGCGGGAGCACTACCCAATGACCCCTTCCGAGTTGCTGACATTGGTAACGTTGCTGTTTCCCGGCATCCTGCTGTCGCTGATTTTGATGGCGACCTTTGCAGCAGGGGGATGATCCTTTCCCCGCTCGGTCAAACGGGGCATTCTAGAGTGGATCAGCAATGCCAAACGATCCGATACCCGTGCCAAACGAACCGAAGAAACGGCTCGTCTGGCCAAGGATAACCTGCGGGCCAACCAGTGGTGCTGAACGAATTGGGAGTGAGCGGAAGGCTGGGATGAACGGTTCGGATCTGGCCAAGACGGTTTATGCTCAGGCCAAAGGAACTGATGGGCCAGACAAGATAGGCTTTTGCCCAGGGATCCGCCCCAGAGCTGGGTCTAGGCAGGGAGGCAAAGATATGTTCAAAAAGGCTCAAGGTTGGCTGGCGGCAATGGCTGTGGTACTGGTTCACACGGCTCCGGCGCAAGCCCAGATGGTTCCTGCTCGCCTGGTGCAAGGGATCCCGTTATATCAAGAGGAAACCTGGGTCGGGGGGAATCGGATCCCGGTTTCTATTTTGACCCTTTCGCCATCGGCCGGTCGCCTGCGCCCAATTTGGGCTGAACCGACGGGGTTGGTGGGCCTACGGGAGCTGTCCTCCTTTGCTGGCGAACAAGGCGCCTTAGCCGCCATTAATGGAGGCTTTTTTAACCGCAACACCCGTCAGCCACTGGGGGCCATTCGCTTGGAGGGCCGCTGGATTTCTAGCCCGATTTTGGGCCGTGGAGTCGTGGCTTGGTCGGATCAAGGAGCGGTACGCTTCGGGCGGCTGCAGATGCACGCGGAGCTGCGCAACGGTATTGGGGATCGCATCCCGCTCATGGGCATCAACACAGGCTATATCGTCGCCGGGATCTCGCAATTTACTTCCGATTGGGGATCCACCTACACCACCCAAACCGACAATGAAACCGTTCTCCAGGTGCAAGAGGGACAGGTACAGGCCATTGTTCCGGCGGGCTTGGCGGGCAGTGTCAGTGTGCCGATTCCAGGGGGGGGCTATGTATTAGCGGCCCGGGAGTTAGAGGGATCCCTGGAAGCCCAAAAACTGGTCGTCGGAGATCGTCTCAGCATTCACTTGGCTTTGGATCCACCAGAGCTGGAAGCCTATCCTCACCTCCTGGGGGCCGGGCCTTTGTTACTTTTGGATGGGCAGGTGGTGTTAGATGCCGAACGGGAGCGGTTTCAGCCGACTTTTCGCACTCAGCGAGCAGCTCGTAGCGCCATTGGCCTGTTGGAGAGCGGACATTTGTTGTGGGTTACAGCAGGCAATGCCCAGGAAAACCAAGGGCTCACCCTGCTGGAGATGGCCCAGTTGATGCTGCAGTTGGGCTGTCGGCATGCCTTGAATTTGGATGGAGGCAATTCTTCTACGTTAGTGCTAGAGGGAGAAGCTGTGAATTGGGAGCGCCCATTCTTAGAAGTTGGTAACCCTGAGAATGCAGCGGATAATGGATTGCCGGGATCCCGGCGAATTCTACCTAGGGTTCACAACGGTCTTGGCTTTTTCCCACTCTAAAGTGCAGCCTTTTCCAGCGTTACCTAATATAGCAGATTCAGATCAATCCCTTGCTCCATAAGGTTTTTGGCCTAGCTCAAGGGCCTGTGTAAAGTCGGAAAAGGCTGTAAGCATTGTTGCAGGGATCACAAACCACAGCCTGGGGATCCCCTAAACTCACCTTGTCTTTACAAGTCTTCTTTGGGATCTTTGGCCTCATGACAGCCGTTCTCAAGCCCAGCACCTCTACAGGCTGGCTGACCGCCTGTATGGCCGAATGGCAAGAGATCGAGCTGATCACAGACAGTACCCAAGTGGGCAAACTCTCCCAAGACTGGCACCATTTCAGCCCCATTCTCAGGGAGCAATTGGCAGATAAACGGGCCCATTTCGTCGCTCGCCCTGTTGATGAGGCCCAAGTGATTCGCATCGCCCGCACCTGCGCCCAAAAGCGGATCCCGATCACCCTGCGAGGCGGTGGCACCGGCAACTACGGGCAGGCTGTCCCTTTGTACGGTGGTGTGGTGTTGGATCTGTCGCGTATGCAGCGGATCGTCTGGGTGAAGCCGGGTTTGGCCCGGGTAGAAGCAGGAGTCCGGTTGACAGCACTGGATAAAGAAGCCCGTAAAATGCACTGGGAGCTGCGCATGTTCCCTTCCACGGCGGCAACTTCCACCTACGGTGGCTTTTTGGGAGGGGGCTTTGGCGGTGTTGGCTCCGTGAACTACGGCATTTTGAAAGAGCCCGGCAATGTGTACGCGGTGCGGGTGATCACCCTAGAAGAGGAACCTCGGATCCTGGAGTTGCGGGGATCTGAGGTGGGACAAGTCACCCATTCTTGGGGCATCAGCGGCATCATTACGGAGCTGGAAATTTCCTTGGCACGGGCGCAGCCCTGGGCGGAGTGCATCATTGCCTTCTCGAACGTGATGGATTCGGTACGCTTTGGGTTTGATTTGGCCAATGCCCCCGGGATCCCCACCCGCTTGGTCAGCCAGCATGCTTGGCCGATCCCCAGCTACTTCACGGCGCTGCGAGAGCACATTCCGAGTGGATCCCATTGTGTGCTGGCTATTTTCATCGAGCCTGGGTACGAAGCTCTACAAGCCCTGGCCCAAGAGCATGGGGGCACCCTCTGTTGGGTGAAGGCTGCCGCAGATGCGGGCAGAGGCACCACCCTCACCGACTATTGCTTTAACCACACCACCTTGCACGCTCGAGCAGCGGATCCAGGGCTGACCTATATTCAAAGTCGCTTTCCTGCTGATCCAAGCGAAAGTTTGCGACTGATCGAGCAGATGATCGATCATTTTGGGGAAGAAGTAGTGATGCACATCGAATTTCAACGGGTGGGTGGGCGAGTTATCGCTGGCGGTGGGCAGGTGGTGCGTTATTCCACTCCTGAACGCTTGCAGGCGATCATGACCTTTCATGAGCAACATGGGGTGACCATTCCCAACCCCCATACCTACCTGTTGGAAGAAGCAGGCAAAAAAGTCGTGGATCCTAAACAAGTGCTTTTTAACCAACAGGTGGATCCCTATGGGTTGCTCAATCCTGGCAAGACCTTATCTCGTCCTGTTTCCAACGGTATCTCTTGCTCTTAAATAGGCCTTCAACCCCTCTGGAATAGCCATAAGTTGTGACTATAGGTTGTGACCGGACGCACACCACGCTAAAAGCCCCCTAACAAATCGGAAAATGCTGCTCTGCACCGCCAACGCGATAGGGTTATGGTATGGGGATGAAACGAACACCGCCTCTTTCGGATCGACCGCTGATCGGCATTACCACTCGCAATCGTAACGACGAGGGCAACTTTATCGCGCCGGGCCGTTACATCGATGCCATTCGGGCTGCCGGAGGGATCCCCATCTTATTTCCTCCGGGCGAGAGTGAACCGCAGGTTTTGCTGTCTTTGGTGGATGGACTGGTGTTGACGGGGGGTGGCGATCTCTGCCCCAGTACCTATGGTGAGGATCCCGAGCATCCCAAGGTGCGCTATGTCAACTCAG contains:
- a CDS encoding FAD-binding oxidoreductase, whose translation is MTAVLKPSTSTGWLTACMAEWQEIELITDSTQVGKLSQDWHHFSPILREQLADKRAHFVARPVDEAQVIRIARTCAQKRIPITLRGGGTGNYGQAVPLYGGVVLDLSRMQRIVWVKPGLARVEAGVRLTALDKEARKMHWELRMFPSTAATSTYGGFLGGGFGGVGSVNYGILKEPGNVYAVRVITLEEEPRILELRGSEVGQVTHSWGISGIITELEISLARAQPWAECIIAFSNVMDSVRFGFDLANAPGIPTRLVSQHAWPIPSYFTALREHIPSGSHCVLAIFIEPGYEALQALAQEHGGTLCWVKAAADAGRGTTLTDYCFNHTTLHARAADPGLTYIQSRFPADPSESLRLIEQMIDHFGEEVVMHIEFQRVGGRVIAGGGQVVRYSTPERLQAIMTFHEQHGVTIPNPHTYLLEEAGKKVVDPKQVLFNQQVDPYGLLNPGKTLSRPVSNGISCS